The following coding sequences are from one Hydra vulgaris chromosome 04, alternate assembly HydraT2T_AEP window:
- the LOC136079110 gene encoding uncharacterized protein LOC136079110: protein MDNGKFQRKVLYQLSNMANEIKVLRIAVETMTIPSLEPVAQVHLEVIGGAIGTLDEYSNLEEQCGVLANRTILIRLLSRIGGSSIKDTSKNLLKRLFTNFVMSHLSMDGKGSLKKLPFRDTALCQLVVGKKCVFFIFLNKIKFKFSVIYIYSVYTVQFNKNLNL from the exons GGGA aGTTTCAGCGAAAAGTTCTCTATCAATTATCAAATATGGCCAACGAAATTAAAGTTTTACGGATAGCAGTGGAAACGATGACGATACCAAGTTTAGAGCCTGTTGCTCAAGTCCATCTAGAGGTTATTGGTGGAGCTATTGGAACATTGGATGAGTACAGTAATTTAGAGGAGCAATGTGGAGTTCTTGCTAATCGAACaatttta ATTCGCCTTCTTTCACGAATTGGAGGATCATCAATTAAAGATACTTCAAAGAATCTATTGAAAagactttttacaaattttgttatgtCTCATTTGAGTATGGATGGAAAAGGTTCTCTGAAAAAGCTTCCGTTTAGAGACACTGCTCTGTGTCAACTTGTTGTCGgtaaaaaatgtgtattttttatttttttaaataaaattaaatttaaattcagtgTAATTTATATCTACTCGGTGTACACTGtacagtttaacaaaaatttaaatctataa